A window of Lentibacillus sp. Marseille-P4043 contains these coding sequences:
- the hutI gene encoding imidazolonepropionase, protein MDKQGPVKGKAMNELAVLEDATIMIKDGKIDWIGATEDAVDIQADKTIDAKGKLVTPGLVEPHTHLVFGGSREEEMALKQQGVPYLEILERGGGILSTVNATREASQEELLEKALFHLDRMAAHGITTVEAKSGYGLDRQTELKQLNVAKQANEKHPLDIVSTFLGAHAIPPEYKKDPETFLNIMSDMFAEIKAENLAEFVDIFTETGVFTVDQSRRYLQKAKEHGFGVKIHADEIDPLGGTELAVETGAISGDHLAVASDEGIRQLAASDTIGVILPGTSFYLGKDTYAPARKMIDQGTAVAISTDFNPGSSVTENLQLIMSIAALKLKLSPAEIWHAVTVNAAHAIGKGDVAGSITKGKKADVVVWDAPNYMYLPYHYGVNHANTVIKNGEVLYERQAILPIKENI, encoded by the coding sequence ATGGATAAACAAGGTCCTGTTAAAGGGAAAGCGATGAATGAACTAGCCGTGTTAGAGGATGCGACAATAATGATAAAAGATGGGAAGATTGACTGGATCGGTGCAACAGAAGATGCTGTTGATATCCAGGCAGATAAAACAATTGATGCAAAGGGAAAACTGGTTACACCGGGTCTTGTTGAGCCGCATACACACTTAGTCTTCGGAGGTTCACGTGAAGAGGAAATGGCCCTAAAACAACAAGGTGTACCATATTTGGAGATTTTAGAACGAGGTGGCGGAATTTTATCAACAGTCAATGCGACAAGGGAAGCTTCTCAAGAGGAATTGCTGGAAAAAGCATTGTTTCACTTGGATCGAATGGCTGCTCATGGGATTACAACGGTTGAGGCGAAAAGTGGCTATGGTCTTGATAGACAAACCGAGTTAAAGCAATTGAACGTAGCAAAACAGGCGAATGAGAAGCATCCATTAGATATTGTTTCTACTTTTCTAGGTGCTCATGCTATTCCACCTGAATATAAAAAAGACCCTGAAACATTTCTAAATATAATGTCAGATATGTTTGCTGAAATTAAAGCGGAAAACTTAGCGGAATTTGTTGATATTTTCACCGAAACAGGTGTATTCACAGTTGATCAGTCAAGACGTTATTTGCAAAAGGCGAAAGAACATGGCTTTGGTGTAAAAATACATGCGGACGAAATCGATCCATTAGGGGGAACAGAATTAGCTGTCGAAACGGGAGCGATTAGCGGTGATCATCTCGCTGTTGCTTCAGATGAGGGGATCAGACAGCTGGCAGCATCGGATACAATCGGTGTGATTTTGCCAGGGACCAGCTTTTATTTAGGAAAAGATACGTATGCACCAGCACGAAAAATGATTGATCAAGGTACTGCAGTTGCGATCTCGACAGACTTTAATCCAGGTAGTTCGGTAACAGAGAACCTGCAATTGATCATGTCTATCGCTGCATTAAAACTCAAGTTGTCACCAGCAGAAATATGGCATGCCGTAACGGTTAACGCTGCTCACGCGATAGGTAAGGGGGATGTCGCTGGTTCCATTACAAAGGGCAAAAAGGCGGATGTGGTTGTTTGGGATGCCCCGAATTATATGTATTTGCCTTATCACTATGGAGTTAATCACGCCAATACGGTCATAAAAAATGGTGAAGTTTTATATGAGAGACAGGCGATACTACCCATAAAGGAAAATATTTAA
- the brnQ gene encoding branched-chain amino acid transport system II carrier protein, translating into MNKNTVIIGFMLFALFFGAGNLIYPPTLGIDSGTSYWAAIAGFVITGVGLPILAVTAISFVKNDARELADRVHPLFGLIFTSVVYLAIGPFFGIPRAATVAYEMSVEPFTNGALALFIFTTIFFLLVYLVSLNPSKMVDRIGQFLTPILLIAIVALSVGGFLLLDHPLESPIDKYASSPFFSGFVEGYLTMDAIAALAFGIIVVNAFKDRGVTTQNELVKSTLKAGMITGIGLIAVYGSIGWIGAKLASTGSYDNGGDILSSAANIMFGSFGALLLGVIVSLACFTTSVGLIVACGQFFAKVTRLSYKSIILIITIASYLIANQGLNTIISYSVPVLTFIYPIAIVLILLTFMQGLFNGSKAVYRGAILLTAITSLYDGLIAYGFELNAITPLMEKLPFFSVGLGWVVPAIIGGLIGLLFRKQPEPSYTH; encoded by the coding sequence ATGAATAAAAATACCGTTATTATTGGGTTTATGCTTTTTGCGTTATTTTTTGGTGCTGGTAACTTAATTTATCCACCAACTTTAGGGATTGATTCTGGTACATCTTACTGGGCTGCGATCGCCGGTTTCGTCATCACTGGAGTTGGCTTACCTATTTTAGCTGTTACAGCAATATCATTTGTAAAAAATGATGCGCGTGAATTAGCGGACCGCGTTCACCCATTGTTCGGACTTATTTTTACATCGGTTGTTTATTTAGCAATCGGTCCATTTTTTGGTATTCCACGTGCAGCAACAGTAGCATATGAAATGAGTGTAGAACCGTTCACAAATGGGGCACTTGCACTTTTTATTTTTACAACAATCTTTTTCCTTTTGGTTTATTTGGTAAGTTTAAATCCATCCAAAATGGTTGATCGGATCGGTCAGTTTCTAACACCCATTTTACTAATTGCGATTGTTGCGTTGAGTGTTGGGGGATTCTTACTGTTGGATCATCCACTTGAAAGTCCAATTGATAAATACGCAAGTTCACCATTTTTCTCAGGTTTTGTCGAAGGGTATCTGACAATGGATGCAATTGCTGCATTGGCATTTGGAATTATTGTCGTAAATGCATTTAAAGACCGTGGCGTCACAACCCAAAATGAACTCGTTAAATCAACATTAAAGGCGGGAATGATTACTGGAATCGGGCTCATTGCCGTATACGGGTCAATCGGTTGGATCGGTGCAAAATTAGCGTCAACTGGTAGCTATGACAATGGCGGCGATATATTATCCAGTGCTGCCAATATCATGTTTGGCAGTTTCGGGGCATTACTTCTTGGCGTTATTGTTAGCCTTGCCTGTTTCACCACATCTGTCGGGTTAATTGTTGCATGTGGACAGTTTTTTGCCAAAGTAACAAGGCTAAGCTATAAATCAATCATTCTTATCATTACCATCGCAAGTTACCTAATAGCGAATCAAGGATTAAATACGATTATCAGCTATTCAGTGCCAGTTCTTACATTTATTTATCCAATCGCAATCGTCCTTATATTGTTGACGTTTATGCAAGGTTTATTTAATGGGTCAAAAGCTGTTTATCGCGGTGCTATATTATTAACCGCGATCACGAGTTTGTACGATGGATTGATTGCATATGGTTTTGAGTTAAACGCGATTACGCCATTAATGGAAAAGCTCCCATTTTTCTCTGTTGGATTAGGCTGGGTCGTTCCTGCCATCATCGGCGGATTAATCGGTTTACTTTTTCGAAAACAACCAGAGCCAAGCTACACACACTAG
- the nhaC gene encoding Na+/H+ antiporter NhaC, protein MDKSAKKISLGLSLIPFLVMIVAMAFVIIVFEGSPHIPILLGAVVAAFIAWMCGYSWGDLEKFIYQGITKVLPAVIILILVGLIISAWIGGGIVTTMIYYGLKIISPSFFLAAMLIICAIVTVMIGSSWSTIGTVGVAGMGIGVSLGIPPAMVVGAIVSGAFFGDKMSPLSDTTVLASGIAGATLSEHIKHMLFTTVPAFIIAFIVYFFMGMKFAGNTVDTEQIDVVMNTLQANFVISPWLLLVPLAVILLVFKKVPALPALTIGIILGFLADIFIQGGSIAEAVNALQGGYSVDTGNETVNSLLNQGGLDSMMYTVSLAMVAMIFGGLMESTGMLNAIVEQILKLARTGRSLCATTVASSFFTNVITAEQYISIIIPGRMYAKAYKDKDLHPKNLSRALEDGGTITSALVPWSTDAVFVLSTLGVSAWAYAPYAVLNYCVPIISITFSLIGFSVIYNKKKSTENEDVETIEYES, encoded by the coding sequence ATGGACAAATCCGCAAAGAAAATCTCGTTAGGGTTATCGCTAATTCCATTCTTGGTAATGATTGTCGCCATGGCATTTGTCATTATCGTGTTTGAGGGATCCCCACATATTCCAATTCTTTTGGGTGCCGTTGTGGCAGCTTTTATTGCCTGGATGTGTGGTTATTCCTGGGGAGATTTGGAGAAGTTTATTTATCAAGGCATCACAAAAGTGCTACCTGCCGTTATCATTTTGATATTAGTTGGACTCATTATCAGTGCTTGGATTGGCGGGGGAATTGTGACAACGATGATTTATTATGGCTTAAAAATTATCTCGCCATCCTTTTTTCTAGCTGCCATGTTAATTATTTGTGCGATCGTGACTGTGATGATTGGCAGTTCATGGTCGACAATCGGAACAGTTGGTGTTGCTGGTATGGGGATTGGGGTTAGTTTAGGGATTCCTCCAGCAATGGTTGTTGGGGCAATTGTTTCCGGTGCTTTCTTTGGTGATAAAATGTCGCCACTTTCTGATACGACTGTCCTTGCCTCAGGGATCGCCGGGGCAACGTTATCCGAACACATTAAACATATGCTGTTTACAACGGTTCCTGCGTTTATCATTGCTTTTATTGTTTACTTTTTCATGGGAATGAAATTTGCTGGTAATACAGTTGATACAGAACAAATTGATGTGGTTATGAATACATTACAGGCCAATTTTGTTATTTCACCATGGCTTTTGCTTGTGCCACTTGCTGTTATTCTACTTGTGTTTAAAAAAGTTCCCGCATTGCCGGCGCTGACTATTGGTATCATTTTAGGCTTTTTAGCGGATATCTTTATTCAGGGTGGAAGTATTGCAGAAGCAGTTAATGCCTTGCAAGGGGGATATTCAGTAGATACGGGGAATGAAACAGTTAATAGTTTATTAAATCAAGGTGGATTGGATTCCATGATGTATACCGTATCATTGGCCATGGTCGCAATGATATTTGGCGGTTTAATGGAAAGTACTGGAATGCTAAATGCCATCGTCGAACAGATCTTAAAACTCGCTCGAACAGGCAGAAGTTTATGTGCTACCACTGTCGCTTCATCCTTTTTTACAAATGTTATAACAGCTGAACAGTATATATCCATCATTATTCCAGGAAGGATGTATGCGAAGGCTTATAAGGATAAAGATCTGCATCCAAAAAATCTTTCACGTGCACTTGAAGATGGTGGGACAATTACATCTGCATTAGTTCCATGGAGTACGGATGCTGTATTTGTTCTCAGTACATTAGGTGTTAGTGCCTGGGCATATGCGCCATATGCCGTACTAAATTATTGTGTACCTATTATTTCAATTACTTTCTCGCTAATAGGATTTTCGGTTATCTATAATAAGAAAAAGAGTACGGAGAATGAAGATGTAGAAACAATTGAATATGAATCCTAA
- a CDS encoding winged helix-turn-helix transcriptional regulator — protein MEELCPRFEKAMQLMSKRWVGLILFELLKGTKRFSEMEADLPISGRLLSDRLKMLEKEGIVERNIYSEFPVRIEYSLSKKGKALEPVISEIQEWAEGWITMEEVDEQKA, from the coding sequence ATGGAAGAATTATGTCCCCGTTTTGAAAAAGCAATGCAACTGATGAGTAAACGATGGGTCGGACTTATTCTGTTCGAACTGCTAAAAGGAACGAAACGTTTTTCTGAAATGGAAGCGGACTTGCCAATCAGCGGAAGATTGCTCTCTGACAGACTAAAAATGCTTGAAAAAGAAGGAATTGTTGAGCGAAATATATACTCGGAATTTCCGGTTCGAATCGAATATTCATTATCTAAAAAAGGAAAAGCTTTGGAACCAGTCATCAGCGAAATCCAGGAATGGGCAGAGGGCTGGATAACAATGGAAGAAGTAGATGAACAAAAAGCTTAA
- the recQ gene encoding DNA helicase RecQ yields the protein MIVEEEKILQTYFGYESFRPGQKETIDNIVQAKNTLAVMPTGGGKSLCYQIPGLSLDGCAIIISPLISLMKDQVDALHSLGIPATFINSSLSTSEQQERLRNMANRRYKFVYVAPERFESGSFVNVVKNIPLSLVAFDEAHCISQWGHDFRPSYRSIVPNLKRLANIPVFVALTATATEEVISDIQSLLDIESDRVINTGFERENLSFHIVKGKDKATYIRSFLAEHHEESGIIYTATRKQADALCDQLSKRGYAAAKYHAGMSEDERKQAQAAFIQDEITIMVATNAFGMGIDKSNVRYVIHYAMPMTIESYYQEAGRAGRDGEPSDCILLFSPQDVQLQKFLIEQSMMDDEAKRAEYRKLQAMINYCHTHSCLTSFILEYFNDTPSEHTCGRCSNCLHRQEKSDITEEAQMILSCVKRMGERFGVGMTAKVLKGSKDKKIHDFGLNKLTTYGILSAYTEKELTEWIHFLVAEKLLATEEGRYPTLKLNQESVDVLKGKRTVWIYTAPIPTTEEADYHADLFGILRGLRKKLADEKGVPPYVLFSDATLKELSRYFPETKEDMLSIKGVGEKKFDQYGEEFLGAIIEWRAANPDVKSKIRIGGTASPKPAKKKQEEGPSHIVSYHMFQSGKSIKDIAVIRELSKQTIEGHLFKAFKDGYPIAWNIFFNDQEEAAVLAAHEEIDEPKLKPLREALPEDYSYTMIKAVLVKNGLM from the coding sequence ATGATTGTTGAAGAAGAAAAAATACTGCAGACCTATTTCGGCTATGAATCATTTCGCCCTGGCCAAAAAGAGACAATAGACAATATCGTACAAGCAAAAAACACACTCGCTGTAATGCCAACTGGTGGTGGAAAATCCTTATGTTATCAGATACCCGGATTGTCACTTGATGGATGTGCCATTATTATTTCACCATTGATATCTTTAATGAAAGATCAGGTCGATGCCCTTCATTCACTAGGTATCCCCGCTACATTTATCAACAGCTCTCTGTCCACAAGTGAACAACAAGAGCGACTAAGAAACATGGCAAATCGGCGCTATAAATTTGTTTACGTCGCCCCGGAACGATTTGAATCAGGTTCTTTCGTTAATGTTGTAAAAAATATTCCATTATCATTAGTTGCGTTTGATGAGGCACATTGTATTTCGCAATGGGGGCACGATTTTAGACCTAGCTACCGGTCGATCGTACCGAATTTAAAACGGTTAGCAAATATCCCTGTTTTTGTTGCATTGACTGCGACAGCAACAGAAGAAGTGATCTCTGATATTCAATCATTGCTAGATATCGAGAGTGATCGTGTCATTAACACTGGATTTGAACGGGAAAATTTATCATTTCATATTGTAAAAGGAAAAGATAAAGCCACCTATATTCGTTCCTTTTTAGCCGAACATCATGAAGAATCAGGGATTATTTATACTGCTACAAGAAAGCAAGCGGATGCGTTGTGTGACCAATTATCAAAAAGGGGATATGCTGCTGCGAAATATCATGCAGGGATGAGTGAAGACGAACGAAAACAAGCCCAAGCAGCATTTATTCAAGATGAAATAACGATAATGGTCGCAACAAATGCATTTGGAATGGGGATTGATAAATCAAACGTTCGCTATGTCATCCATTATGCGATGCCAATGACAATTGAATCGTATTACCAGGAAGCTGGACGTGCCGGACGAGATGGTGAACCAAGTGATTGTATTTTGTTATTTTCACCTCAAGATGTACAACTGCAGAAATTTTTAATTGAACAATCGATGATGGATGATGAAGCCAAACGCGCTGAGTATCGCAAATTACAAGCAATGATTAACTATTGCCACACACATAGCTGCTTAACATCCTTTATTTTGGAATACTTTAATGATACACCAAGTGAACATACATGTGGCAGGTGCAGCAATTGCCTGCATCGTCAGGAAAAGAGCGATATTACGGAGGAAGCACAAATGATTCTTTCCTGTGTCAAGCGGATGGGTGAACGTTTTGGTGTTGGAATGACCGCCAAAGTGTTAAAGGGATCAAAGGATAAGAAGATTCACGACTTTGGTTTAAATAAACTGACAACATACGGAATACTATCCGCTTATACAGAAAAAGAGTTAACCGAATGGATTCATTTCTTAGTCGCCGAAAAACTGTTGGCGACTGAGGAGGGGCGATACCCAACATTAAAGTTGAACCAAGAATCCGTTGATGTATTAAAAGGAAAACGCACGGTATGGATCTATACAGCGCCAATCCCAACTACCGAAGAAGCGGATTATCATGCCGACCTATTTGGCATATTGCGTGGCCTGCGGAAGAAATTGGCTGATGAAAAAGGTGTTCCTCCATATGTTTTATTTTCTGATGCAACATTAAAAGAACTAAGTCGATATTTTCCAGAAACAAAGGAAGATATGCTTTCAATAAAAGGTGTTGGTGAAAAGAAATTTGACCAATACGGCGAGGAGTTTTTGGGTGCAATTATCGAATGGCGCGCTGCTAATCCGGATGTAAAGTCTAAAATAAGAATTGGTGGGACAGCTTCTCCAAAACCAGCTAAAAAGAAGCAAGAAGAAGGGCCTAGCCACATTGTAAGTTATCACATGTTCCAATCCGGAAAATCCATCAAAGATATCGCCGTTATTCGTGAATTGTCGAAACAAACAATTGAAGGTCATCTATTCAAGGCATTTAAAGATGGCTATCCAATTGCCTGGAATATCTTTTTTAATGATCAAGAGGAAGCAGCCGTATTAGCCGCACACGAGGAAATTGATGAACCTAAGCTAAAACCATTGCGAGAGGCCTTACCTGAGGATTACAGCTATACGATGATAAAAGCTGTGTTAGTCAAAAATGGATTAATGTAA
- the hutH gene encoding histidine ammonia-lyase translates to MMVTLTGKTLTLQEVKSVVFDNEKVILAEETIHHVAENRRTVETMIDKKQTMYGINTGFGKFSDVVIEDDDVEDLQLNLIHSHACGVGETFSEEVSRTMLLLRANALSQGFSGVRPVLVEQLVALLNARIHPVIPQQGSLGASGDLAPLSHLALALLGEGEVFYKGERIMGASALDKEGIPPLSLQAKEGLALINGTQAMTAVGVITYLEAEKLLYQSELVAAMTLEGLQGIIDAFDADVHRIRGHQEQMDVAERVRAILIDSRLTTRQGKLRVQDAYSLRCIPQVLGASWQTVNYVREKLLTEMNAVTDNPLIFSEANKVISGGNFHGQPIALAMDFIKLGIAETANIAERRIERLVNPQLNDLPAFLSPNPGLESGAMIMQYSAASLVSENKTLAHPASVDSIPSSANQEDHVSMGTIAARHALQMLQNSRRVVAIELICAMQAVEYRGVDRMASQTREFYEHAREIVPSITKDRIFSTDIENVADWLKDSEDSSVQENHPEEGVFHE, encoded by the coding sequence ATGATGGTTACATTAACAGGAAAAACACTAACGCTTCAGGAAGTAAAAAGCGTTGTGTTTGATAATGAAAAAGTAATACTAGCAGAGGAAACAATTCATCATGTAGCGGAAAATAGGCGGACAGTAGAAACGATGATTGATAAGAAGCAGACGATGTACGGCATCAATACGGGATTTGGGAAATTCAGTGACGTCGTTATTGAAGACGACGATGTGGAGGATTTACAGCTGAATCTTATCCATTCGCATGCTTGTGGTGTTGGTGAAACCTTTTCCGAGGAGGTCAGCCGAACGATGCTGTTGCTAAGGGCTAATGCCTTATCACAAGGTTTCTCCGGAGTTCGCCCAGTATTGGTGGAGCAACTGGTCGCGCTACTCAATGCACGAATTCATCCGGTAATTCCACAGCAAGGATCACTTGGTGCTAGCGGGGATTTGGCTCCTTTATCACACCTAGCCTTGGCATTGCTTGGTGAGGGGGAAGTTTTTTATAAAGGTGAACGTATAATGGGGGCCAGTGCACTGGATAAAGAGGGGATTCCCCCTTTAAGTCTTCAGGCGAAAGAGGGTCTTGCATTAATTAATGGAACTCAGGCAATGACTGCTGTCGGCGTTATCACCTATTTAGAAGCAGAAAAACTACTCTACCAAAGCGAACTTGTTGCTGCAATGACATTGGAAGGATTGCAAGGTATTATCGATGCATTTGATGCTGATGTACATAGAATTCGTGGGCATCAGGAGCAAATGGATGTAGCAGAACGAGTACGGGCTATCTTGATTGATAGTAGGCTAACAACTAGACAAGGTAAGTTACGGGTTCAAGACGCTTATTCCCTTCGATGTATTCCTCAAGTTTTAGGGGCATCATGGCAAACCGTTAACTATGTCAGGGAAAAATTACTGACAGAAATGAATGCTGTTACAGATAATCCGTTAATTTTTTCAGAGGCTAACAAAGTGATTTCTGGCGGGAATTTTCATGGACAGCCAATTGCGCTTGCGATGGACTTTATCAAATTGGGAATCGCCGAAACCGCAAATATTGCAGAGCGCCGGATTGAACGGCTGGTTAATCCACAACTGAACGACTTACCTGCTTTCTTAAGTCCAAATCCAGGCTTGGAATCTGGGGCAATGATTATGCAGTATAGTGCCGCATCACTTGTCTCGGAAAATAAAACACTCGCACATCCGGCAAGTGTTGATTCCATTCCATCATCAGCAAACCAGGAAGACCATGTCAGTATGGGGACGATCGCAGCAAGACATGCACTGCAAATGCTGCAGAACTCACGTCGGGTTGTGGCAATTGAGTTAATTTGTGCCATGCAAGCCGTAGAATATCGTGGAGTTGATCGAATGGCATCACAAACTAGAGAATTTTATGAACACGCACGTGAAATTGTTCCATCTATTACAAAGGATCGGATATTTTCAACGGACATCGAAAACGTTGCAGATTGGTTGAAAGATAGTGAGGATAGTAGTGTACAAGAAAATCACCCTGAAGAGGGAGTTTTTCATGAATAA
- a CDS encoding aminopeptidase, which yields MVSQQTQEKYAELALKTGVNLQKNQALMINAPIEGADFTRIVVRKAYELGAKDVHINWSDDEIALLKYENAPDEVIANYPEWKVLLHDTYAEDGAAVLNIRSTNPDLLKDIDPSRVAKANKASAQAMKNFRQYTMNDRITWSIISIPTGDWAQKIFPDKSEEDAVASLWDAIVKIVRVDKDDPIAAWEEHNATLRTARELLNKKNYQKLIFKAPGTNLEMKLPEGHIWKGGSAVSEKGITFNPNMPTEEVFSMPDKYGVDGTVSSTKPLNYGGSLIDNFTLTFKDGKVVDFKAEQGEDVLKHLLDSDEGARRLGEVALVPHESPVSQSGLIFYNTLFDENASCHIALGKAYPTNLEGGAKMTAEELDKHGVNDSLSHVDFMIGSEKLDIDGVKEDGSTEAVFRNGTWAFEIK from the coding sequence ATGGTTAGTCAACAAACACAAGAGAAATATGCTGAATTAGCATTAAAAACAGGGGTTAATTTACAAAAAAACCAAGCCTTGATGATTAATGCTCCAATTGAAGGGGCAGATTTTACTAGGATTGTCGTTCGTAAAGCGTACGAATTAGGGGCAAAAGATGTGCATATTAATTGGAGCGATGATGAAATCGCTTTGTTAAAATATGAAAACGCACCAGATGAAGTTATCGCAAACTACCCAGAGTGGAAAGTATTGCTGCATGATACATATGCCGAAGATGGTGCGGCGGTGTTAAATATTCGTTCGACAAATCCAGATTTGCTGAAAGATATCGACCCATCACGTGTTGCAAAGGCGAATAAAGCTTCCGCACAAGCGATGAAGAACTTCCGCCAATACACAATGAATGATCGGATCACTTGGTCTATCATTTCGATCCCGACTGGCGACTGGGCACAAAAGATTTTTCCGGATAAATCAGAAGAAGATGCAGTTGCAAGTTTGTGGGATGCGATTGTGAAGATTGTCCGCGTTGATAAAGATGATCCCATTGCGGCTTGGGAAGAACACAATGCGACATTAAGAACAGCACGTGAACTGTTAAATAAAAAGAACTACCAAAAATTAATTTTCAAAGCACCTGGAACAAACCTAGAAATGAAATTGCCTGAGGGTCATATATGGAAAGGCGGATCCGCGGTTTCTGAGAAAGGCATTACGTTTAATCCGAATATGCCAACAGAGGAAGTTTTCTCCATGCCGGATAAATATGGTGTTGATGGAACCGTATCCAGTACAAAACCATTGAATTATGGTGGAAGCCTGATCGACAATTTCACCCTAACATTTAAGGATGGAAAAGTAGTTGATTTTAAAGCGGAGCAGGGAGAAGATGTTTTGAAGCATTTGCTCGATTCAGATGAAGGTGCACGTCGATTAGGTGAGGTTGCACTCGTACCACATGAGTCACCGGTATCTCAGTCCGGATTAATTTTCTACAATACATTGTTTGATGAAAACGCATCATGCCATATCGCGCTAGGTAAAGCATATCCAACCAATTTAGAAGGCGGCGCAAAAATGACCGCTGAAGAGTTGGATAAACATGGTGTGAACGATAGTCTGTCACACGTTGACTTCATGATCGGCTCTGAAAAGCTGGACATTGATGGTGTGAAGGAAGATGGTAGTACGGAAGCGGTTTTCCGTAATGGTACATGGGCGTTTGAGATTAAATAA
- a CDS encoding ribonucleotide-diphosphate reductase subunit beta — MTIHTPIKRINLLNPEFPNKSTGIINGESSGLLNWNDIAYPQMYDLYQALLSNFWKAQEINMQDDIKQWDLLSSTEQDVFLRINTQLAMLDSLQTPTMSQVMDYVTDSSFKAIFAVISQQEAVHNESYSYILSSLVPTREQNERFDQAKKDPIVLKRNQLILDSYDKFRNNPTPANLFKLGVNSINLEGIYFYAGFAFFYNLARQQKMLKTSTMISYIQRDEMQHCYFVTQFIRILFAENKELNTDENIDYIYQSIANAAELEKEWAHYILADITGIDLSEFDQYVEYLANKRLRQLGLKNLYEERKNPMPWIHVFSDEMINETKSDFFEQKARTYSKVTKSNGFEEL, encoded by the coding sequence ATGACGATCCATACACCGATTAAACGAATTAACCTGTTGAACCCGGAATTTCCTAATAAATCAACGGGTATTATCAATGGGGAATCTTCAGGACTATTAAACTGGAATGATATTGCGTATCCACAAATGTATGATCTGTATCAGGCGTTATTATCAAACTTTTGGAAAGCGCAAGAGATCAACATGCAGGATGATATTAAACAATGGGATTTGCTCAGTTCAACCGAGCAAGATGTTTTTTTACGAATCAATACACAATTGGCTATGCTGGATAGTTTGCAAACACCGACAATGAGTCAAGTGATGGATTATGTGACGGATTCTAGTTTCAAAGCAATTTTTGCGGTGATCTCTCAGCAAGAAGCGGTTCATAATGAGTCGTATTCATATATATTGAGTTCATTGGTACCAACACGCGAACAAAATGAACGATTTGATCAGGCGAAAAAAGACCCGATTGTTTTGAAGCGAAATCAGCTCATATTAGATAGCTATGATAAATTCCGAAATAACCCAACACCAGCAAATTTATTCAAACTTGGTGTAAACTCAATTAATTTGGAAGGAATTTATTTTTATGCCGGCTTTGCTTTTTTCTATAACCTAGCGCGACAACAAAAGATGTTGAAAACGAGTACCATGATTAGCTATATTCAGCGTGATGAAATGCAGCACTGCTATTTTGTTACGCAGTTTATTCGCATTCTATTCGCCGAAAATAAGGAACTAAATACTGACGAAAATATCGATTATATTTATCAGTCCATTGCCAATGCAGCAGAGCTGGAAAAAGAATGGGCACATTACATTTTAGCTGATATTACGGGTATTGATTTGAGTGAATTTGACCAATACGTGGAATACCTTGCCAATAAACGGCTGCGTCAATTAGGATTGAAAAATTTATATGAAGAGCGAAAAAACCCAATGCCGTGGATCCATGTGTTCAGCGATGAAATGATAAACGAGACAAAATCGGATTTCTTTGAACAAAAAGCACGTACATACTCTAAAGTAACCAAGTCCAATGGGTTTGAAGAGTTGTAG
- a CDS encoding flavodoxin domain-containing protein — MQIAIVYTSVTGNTKELAELLEWNFRERSFHVDLFHVKRFPHELISEYDAIVIGTYTWANGNIPAEMLDLYETIEIKAPANLVTGVFGTGDSFFPYFCGAVDEFRDMLYARTNLAVTLKVELRPQQDDVEKCKRFVECLQKEIQPLVMDGKTI; from the coding sequence ATGCAAATTGCGATTGTTTATACGTCCGTGACGGGAAATACAAAGGAATTAGCTGAACTTTTGGAGTGGAATTTTAGGGAGCGATCTTTTCATGTTGATCTGTTCCATGTAAAGCGTTTCCCGCATGAATTAATTTCTGAATATGACGCGATTGTGATTGGAACCTATACATGGGCAAATGGAAATATCCCTGCGGAAATGCTGGATTTGTATGAAACAATCGAAATAAAAGCACCAGCAAATCTGGTGACAGGTGTATTTGGTACGGGAGATAGCTTTTTCCCATACTTTTGTGGTGCTGTAGATGAATTTCGCGATATGTTGTATGCGAGGACAAATTTGGCGGTTACATTGAAAGTGGAATTAAGACCACAGCAGGATGATGTCGAAAAGTGTAAACGGTTTGTGGAATGTTTGCAGAAGGAAATCCAGCCACTGGTTATGGATGGTAAAACGATTTAA